One stretch of Micromonospora cremea DNA includes these proteins:
- a CDS encoding class I SAM-dependent methyltransferase has translation MDVFGSVAELYEKERPGYPAEVADAIIAYHGGVPASVAEIGAGTGKGTEVLAAIGAPLTCIEPDPRMADLLSAKFPQAQVHVGKFEQWTPPPGGVAALGCAMAWHWLDPVTRNAQARDALTRGGVLALFGHRYGYADARQAAAIRSLLHSLDPTMKERPADWMYHDVMAGGEFADVRVERFRLDVPLTRDRYLALVRTLGPFLARPPELQQRGLDLLGRLIDDFGGTVVLDLGTSLTLARNSAGVTP, from the coding sequence ATGGATGTCTTCGGTTCGGTGGCAGAGCTGTACGAGAAGGAGCGGCCCGGTTATCCGGCTGAGGTCGCCGACGCGATCATCGCGTACCACGGCGGCGTTCCCGCCTCGGTGGCTGAAATCGGCGCCGGCACGGGAAAGGGCACCGAGGTCCTCGCCGCCATCGGCGCTCCGCTGACCTGCATTGAGCCGGACCCGCGGATGGCTGACCTGCTCAGTGCCAAGTTTCCGCAGGCACAGGTGCACGTCGGCAAGTTCGAGCAGTGGACCCCGCCGCCCGGCGGGGTGGCCGCGCTGGGCTGCGCAATGGCTTGGCACTGGCTCGACCCGGTCACCCGTAACGCGCAAGCACGCGACGCCCTGACGCGGGGCGGGGTCCTCGCCCTGTTCGGGCACCGGTACGGCTACGCCGACGCCCGGCAGGCCGCCGCGATCCGGTCGTTGCTCCACTCACTCGACCCGACTATGAAAGAGCGCCCGGCGGACTGGATGTACCACGACGTGATGGCCGGCGGTGAGTTCGCCGACGTCCGCGTGGAACGGTTCCGCCTCGACGTGCCGCTCACCCGGGACCGGTACCTCGCGCTGGTACGCACCCTCGGCCCGTTCCTGGCCCGCCCGCCGGAACTGCAGCAGCGCGGCCTCGACCTGCTCGGCCGGTTGATCGACGACTTCGGCGGCACCGTGGTGCTTGACCTGGGGACCAGCCTGACGCTGGCCCGCAACTCCGCCGGGGTGACCCCGTGA
- a CDS encoding TetR/AcrR family transcriptional regulator: MSHIKFETRTPRDRWIEAGLEALAAGGPDAVRVEALAKQLGVTKGGFYGFFTDRDALLTAMLDTWERESTDEVLDRIEREGGHPKTRIARAGVLTFSSDRLLPIDLAIRDWSRRDQAVADRLRRVDNRRMGLLREMIGTFCDDPEEVEARSVLAFCLLIGEHFLAADHGDRTRAQVVRRAGDLILDRRPGNGTGIRLPT, from the coding sequence GTGAGTCACATCAAGTTCGAGACGCGCACGCCGCGAGACCGATGGATCGAGGCCGGGCTGGAAGCGCTCGCGGCCGGCGGCCCGGACGCGGTCCGTGTCGAAGCATTGGCCAAGCAGCTCGGCGTCACGAAGGGCGGCTTCTACGGATTCTTCACCGACCGCGACGCGCTGCTGACGGCCATGCTGGACACGTGGGAGCGGGAAAGCACCGACGAGGTGCTCGATCGCATCGAACGCGAAGGCGGCCACCCGAAGACCCGGATTGCCAGGGCCGGCGTTCTGACCTTCTCCAGTGACCGACTCCTGCCGATCGACCTCGCGATCCGCGACTGGTCCCGCCGCGACCAGGCGGTCGCCGATCGCCTACGCCGGGTCGACAACCGGCGGATGGGTCTGCTGCGGGAAATGATCGGCACCTTTTGCGACGATCCGGAGGAGGTGGAGGCCCGCAGCGTGCTCGCGTTCTGCCTACTCATCGGAGAACACTTCCTAGCCGCCGACCACGGCGACCGCACCCGCGCGCAGGTGGTGCGTCGCGCCGGCGATCTCATCCTCGACCGGCGGCCGGGCAACGGCACAGGCATCCGCCTCCCGACCTGA
- a CDS encoding RNA polymerase subunit sigma-70, translating into MTQVTFEDLVAEHRRELLVHCYRLLGSVTDAEDVLQEALLAAWRGLDGFEGRSSLRSWLYRIATNRCLNALRDRGRRIPSEPQPPFQPPEPSRRTHVTWLQPYPDALLEHVPDADRGPEARYGAREDIELAFIAALQRLTPRQAAVLVLCDVLGYPLGEVAPMLDTTPTAIKGLLQRARGAIERHRDPAGEAPPAPGSTRERQVVERFAEAFAGNDFDTLVSLLTDEAWLAMPPAPHEYHGVAAIISFLRTSAAWRVSQRLRIRLRPTRMNGQPAFVSHLVGDGTERPGGLVVLTLAGDRLSGMTLFLHDI; encoded by the coding sequence GTGACGCAGGTCACGTTCGAGGATCTGGTGGCAGAGCACCGGCGCGAGTTGCTGGTGCACTGCTACCGCCTGCTGGGCTCGGTGACCGATGCCGAGGACGTGTTGCAGGAGGCGCTGCTGGCGGCCTGGCGCGGCCTGGACGGGTTCGAGGGCCGCTCATCGCTGCGGTCGTGGCTCTACCGGATCGCCACCAACCGCTGCCTCAACGCGCTGCGGGATCGCGGCCGACGGATACCGTCCGAGCCGCAGCCGCCGTTTCAGCCGCCGGAACCCAGCCGCCGCACTCACGTGACCTGGCTGCAGCCCTACCCGGACGCGCTGCTGGAGCACGTGCCCGACGCCGACCGCGGCCCCGAGGCGCGCTACGGCGCGCGGGAGGACATCGAGTTGGCGTTCATCGCGGCGTTGCAGCGCCTCACACCGCGGCAGGCCGCCGTGCTGGTGCTCTGCGATGTGCTCGGTTACCCGCTCGGTGAGGTCGCGCCGATGCTGGACACCACACCGACCGCGATCAAAGGTCTGCTGCAGCGGGCACGCGGCGCGATCGAACGTCACCGCGACCCCGCCGGTGAGGCGCCGCCCGCGCCTGGATCGACGCGGGAACGTCAGGTAGTCGAGCGCTTCGCCGAAGCCTTCGCAGGTAACGATTTTGACACCCTGGTCAGTCTGCTCACCGACGAGGCATGGCTGGCCATGCCGCCCGCCCCGCACGAATACCACGGCGTGGCCGCCATCATCTCGTTCCTGCGGACCAGCGCCGCTTGGCGCGTCAGCCAAAGGCTAAGAATCCGGCTGCGCCCTACTCGCATGAACGGGCAGCCTGCGTTTGTCTCGCACCTCGTCGGGGACGGCACCGAGCGACCTGGCGGGCTGGTGGTGCTCACCCTGGCCGGCGACCGCCTGAGCGGCATGACCCTGTTCCTTCACGACATCTGA
- a CDS encoding nuclear transport factor 2 family protein, which produces MTSPALQIALAHHRAWTGKNLETAMTYIADNVVLDAPPGRLAGIHAYREFLVPFAEQFLISAEMIAAFGDDSTALLMYDTETIPAKSAPAAECVTVRGGKIVHNRFIFDRLPFEEFQRRRASDGVR; this is translated from the coding sequence ATGACCAGCCCAGCATTGCAGATCGCCTTAGCTCATCACCGCGCGTGGACCGGCAAGAACCTCGAAACGGCGATGACCTACATCGCGGACAACGTCGTGCTCGATGCCCCTCCCGGGCGACTCGCCGGCATCCACGCCTACCGTGAGTTTCTCGTGCCGTTCGCGGAACAGTTCCTGATCAGCGCGGAGATGATCGCCGCATTCGGGGACGACAGCACAGCCCTGCTCATGTACGACACCGAAACGATCCCGGCCAAAAGCGCACCGGCGGCCGAGTGCGTCACGGTCCGGGGCGGAAAGATCGTCCACAACCGGTTCATCTTCGACCGTCTGCCGTTCGAAGAGTTCCAACGCCGGCGGGCCAGTGATGGTGTTCGATGA
- a CDS encoding TfoX/Sxy family protein yields the protein MVFDDQLAARVREALADQSGVTEKRMFGGLAWLVHGHMAVVALNGGGLMVRVARADHEMMLAEPGTATMVMRSRPLRGWITVAEQACATRSDLVTWVRRGLTYALTLPGR from the coding sequence ATGGTGTTCGATGACCAACTGGCCGCCCGGGTGCGGGAGGCCCTCGCCGACCAGTCAGGCGTTACCGAGAAGCGGATGTTCGGCGGGCTCGCCTGGCTGGTGCACGGCCACATGGCCGTCGTCGCCCTCAACGGCGGAGGCCTGATGGTGCGGGTCGCCCGAGCCGACCACGAGATGATGCTCGCCGAACCTGGTACCGCCACAATGGTGATGCGCAGCCGACCCTTGCGGGGCTGGATCACAGTGGCCGAGCAGGCCTGTGCCACGCGTTCGGACCTGGTCACCTGGGTACGGCGCGGGCTGACCTACGCGTTGACCTTGCCAGGCCGGTAG
- a CDS encoding glycosyltransferase family 2 protein, which produces MTLNRDIDAHVPSLLSDPPLTTPTGHRDRQRSILRMRERPAGDAGLVNAHSERQTVSVVIPTLNEEKNIAWVLERMPRIVDEVVLVDGHSSDRTVEVARAIRPDIVVLTQHCRGKGDAARVAFAAASGDLIVMIDADGSMDPAEIHRFVTPLMNGYDFVKGSRFLAGGGSTDLTALRRTGNQMLVRLTNSFFLVRFTDLCYGFCSFRRSCLPALALTAHGFEIETELVVHALKANLRIAEVPSMEFPRRCGVSNLHTFRDGQRVLRTLIRERVLRRPRPVVDPIDHRVLHRWQPLAADTTSPALTEVAP; this is translated from the coding sequence GTGACCCTGAACCGGGACATCGACGCCCACGTCCCCAGCCTGCTGTCCGACCCCCCACTCACCACGCCGACGGGGCATCGTGACCGGCAGCGGAGCATCTTGCGGATGCGGGAGCGCCCCGCCGGCGACGCCGGACTGGTGAACGCTCATTCCGAGCGACAGACGGTGAGCGTGGTCATCCCGACGCTCAACGAGGAGAAGAACATCGCCTGGGTGCTCGAGCGCATGCCGCGGATCGTCGACGAGGTGGTCCTCGTCGACGGGCACTCGTCGGATCGCACGGTCGAGGTCGCCCGCGCCATCCGGCCGGACATCGTGGTGCTGACGCAGCACTGCCGGGGCAAGGGCGACGCGGCGCGGGTGGCGTTCGCCGCAGCCAGCGGCGACCTGATCGTGATGATCGACGCCGACGGCAGCATGGATCCCGCCGAGATCCACCGCTTCGTGACCCCTCTCATGAACGGCTACGACTTTGTCAAGGGCTCCCGGTTTCTGGCCGGCGGCGGATCAACCGACCTGACTGCGCTGCGCCGGACCGGGAACCAGATGCTTGTGCGACTGACGAACAGCTTCTTCCTCGTCCGCTTCACCGACCTGTGCTACGGGTTCTGTTCCTTCCGTCGCAGCTGCCTGCCGGCGCTCGCCCTGACCGCGCACGGCTTCGAGATCGAGACCGAGCTCGTAGTCCACGCGCTCAAGGCGAACCTGCGCATCGCCGAGGTGCCGAGCATGGAATTCCCCCGCCGCTGCGGCGTCTCCAACCTGCACACCTTCCGCGACGGTCAGCGGGTGCTCCGCACGCTGATCCGGGAGCGGGTCCTACGGCGCCCTCGACCGGTGGTGGACCCGATCGACCACCGCGTGCTGCACCGGTGGCAACCCCTCGCCGCCGACACGACCAGTCCGGCGCTGACTGAGGTGGCCCCATGA
- a CDS encoding GNAT family N-acetyltransferase — MSAGTSLEPRLGLAPGALRPLRVTSPAPVGAWEQVLASASNALPSQTPTWLRCVCTVEGYEDVSRLYETADGRRLVLPLVRRPGLGPILATDFGLPIGWGPGGLVCDGGELRPEDVRMVVGDLAQRYVLSTMIRPDPATAGTWEAAVPASVLREERMTQTVVLDGGLDEVWRKRFRSDTRNRIRRAERAGVHVECDDEGRLVPVFQQLYHQSVDRWARRERLPLPLARRLSARREPNRKLPTVAAMLGPRCRIYVAYHEGQPVAAIVVLRAATTAMYWRGAMLEKLAGPVYANYLLHKTAIADAIEAGCATYNMGDSARVSSLALFKSRFGAVSQDYASYRIERLPITPLARRVRVGVRRILALRPVRG; from the coding sequence GTGAGCGCCGGGACCAGCCTCGAGCCCCGCCTCGGGCTGGCACCGGGCGCCCTGCGACCGCTACGGGTTACGAGTCCAGCACCGGTCGGCGCCTGGGAGCAGGTGCTCGCCTCCGCGTCGAACGCCCTGCCCAGTCAGACGCCGACCTGGCTGCGCTGCGTGTGCACGGTAGAAGGCTACGAGGACGTCTCGCGGCTCTACGAGACCGCCGACGGAAGGCGCCTGGTTCTTCCGCTCGTACGACGCCCGGGGCTCGGTCCGATCCTCGCGACGGACTTCGGACTCCCCATCGGGTGGGGACCCGGCGGGCTCGTCTGCGACGGCGGAGAGCTCCGCCCGGAGGACGTCCGCATGGTGGTAGGCGACCTCGCGCAGCGGTACGTGCTGAGCACCATGATCCGCCCCGACCCCGCGACGGCCGGGACGTGGGAGGCGGCGGTGCCAGCGAGCGTGCTACGCGAGGAGCGGATGACGCAGACGGTCGTCCTCGACGGCGGACTTGACGAAGTGTGGCGCAAACGGTTCCGCAGCGACACGCGCAACCGGATCCGCCGTGCGGAGCGCGCCGGCGTCCACGTCGAGTGTGACGACGAGGGCCGCCTGGTCCCCGTCTTCCAGCAGCTCTACCACCAGTCCGTCGACCGCTGGGCGCGGCGGGAACGCCTCCCGCTCCCGCTCGCCCGGCGGCTGTCGGCGCGGCGGGAGCCGAACCGGAAGCTGCCCACCGTCGCGGCCATGCTCGGCCCCCGGTGCCGGATATACGTCGCATACCACGAGGGACAACCGGTCGCCGCGATCGTCGTGCTGCGCGCAGCGACGACGGCGATGTACTGGCGCGGCGCGATGCTGGAGAAGCTCGCCGGCCCGGTCTACGCCAACTACCTGCTGCACAAGACGGCAATCGCGGACGCAATCGAGGCCGGGTGCGCGACCTACAACATGGGCGACTCGGCACGGGTCTCCTCGTTGGCACTGTTCAAGAGCCGCTTCGGAGCCGTCAGCCAGGACTACGCCAGCTACCGCATCGAGCGCCTGCCGATCACCCCGCTGGCCCGGCGCGTTCGCGTCGGCGTACGGCGGATTCTCGCGCTCCGGCCCGTGCGGGGGTAG